Proteins found in one Triticum aestivum cultivar Chinese Spring chromosome 4D, IWGSC CS RefSeq v2.1, whole genome shotgun sequence genomic segment:
- the LOC123096540 gene encoding sanguinarine reductase: MATAHLSPALAVSSSRHLTSKHGQPPILAQPGGTAVLRSCSLPLSSRLAASGRGGWRLAAALEPRTAQQEKAEASSRLVLVVGGTGGVGQLLVASLLSRKIKTRLLLRNPEKAASLFGKQDESVLQVYEADTRNADGLNPEMFEGVTHVICTTGTTAFPSKRWDGDNTPELVDWDGVRNFVSAMPQTVKRLVLVSSIGVTKYNEIPWSIMNLFGVLKYKKMAEDFVRNSGIPFTIIRPGRLTDGPYTSYDLNTLVKATAGERRAVEIGQGDKLVGEASRLVVAEACIQALDIESTQGKIYEISSVKGEGPGSHQEKWKQLFAAAESN; this comes from the exons ATGGCGACGGCTCACCTCAGCCCGGCGCTCGCGGTCTCATCGTCGCGCCACCTAACCTCCAAACACGGCCAGCCGCCCATCTTGGCGCAGCCAGGCGGCACAGCGGTGCTGCGGTCTTGCTCGCTTCCCTTGTCCTCGAGACTCGCCGCGTCGGGTCGAGGTGGGTGGCGGCTCGCGGCGGCACTGGAGCCCAGGACCGCGCAGCAGGAAAAGGCCGAGGCCTCCTCGAGGCTGGTCCTCGTCGTCGGCGGAACCGGCGGCGTAG GTCAGTTGTTGGTAGCATCTTTGCTGAGCAGGAAAATTAAGACAAGGCTGCTCCTAAGAAACCCTGAAAAGGCAGCGTCCTTATTTGGCAAGCAGGATGAGAGTGTTTTGCAG GTTTATGAAGCGGACACGAGAAATGCTGACGGGTTGAATCCAGAAATGTTTGAG GGAGTTACACATGTGATCTGTACTACTGGGACTACAGCATTTCCATCAAAACGCTGGGATGGGGATAACACTCCTGAACTTGTCG ATTGGGATGGCGTCCGAAATTTTGTGAGTGCCATGCCACAGACGGTCAAGAGACTGGTTTTGGTGTCATCGATTGGTGTTACAAAATATAATGAAATACCATGGAG TATCATGAACCTCTTTGGTGTGCTTAAATACAAGAAGATGGCAGAGGACTTTGTCCGCAATTCAGGCATACCTTTCACGATCATCAG GCCGGGGAGATTAACAGATGGGCCCTACACTTCCTATGACCTGAACACACTTGTTAAGGCTACAGCTGGAGAAAGACGAGCAGTTGAGATAGGCCAAG GTGACAAGCTTGTGGGAGAAGCGAGCAGATTGGTGGTGGCAGAAGCATGTATCCAAGCTTTGGATATTGAATCTACCCAAGGAAAAATATACGAGATTAGTTCGGTGAAG GGCGAAGGACCTGGGAGCCACCAGGAGAAATGGAAGCAACTATTTGCAGCTGCTGAATCGAACTAG